One Eurosta solidaginis isolate ZX-2024a chromosome 5, ASM4086904v1, whole genome shotgun sequence DNA segment encodes these proteins:
- the LOC137233918 gene encoding uncharacterized protein, with protein sequence MNTYKDGLNYVPLLAAQRSRNLAHGNGVCLSRSSTPLSSRRGSIICYNGNYEGDLSMFGSSQPYKNPSPLRRLELVETDSDTEYKRELQTYQPQQRSIATYNTWKSQLARLLLHYCDRVIAPKRRKQVTAFTNRLYKRTHYKRISELFCRAAVWLLWLLRIALLCLLRITNGSFGYWRCCNWLRNSARRLLWWMTLAKCGDAKLFMMILLGIPLLFIVAFVGLFLSIYSAARDYLSNSSLLRRFRVI encoded by the exons ATGAACACTTATAAGGATGGTTTAAATTATGTACCACTTTTAGCAGCACAACGCAGCAGGAACTTGGCCCATGGCAATGGAGTCTGCTTGAGTCG CTCTTCAACACCTCTATCATCACGTAGAGGCAGCATCATCTGCTACAATGGCAACTATGAGGGTGATCTCAGCATGTTTGGTAGCAGTCAACCATACAAAAATCCATCCCCACTACGACGCCTGGAACTTGTCGAAACCGATTCTGATACCGAGTATAAACGTGAATTGCAAACATATCAACCACAACAACGCAGTATCGCCACATACAACACGTGGAAGAGTCAATTAGCACGCTTACTATTGCATTATTGTGATCGTGTTATAGCGCCAAAGCGTCGCAAACAAGTCACCGCATTTACAAACCGTCTCTACAAAAGGACGCATTATAAACGCATAAGCGAATTGTTTTGTAGAGCTGCGGTTTGGTTGCTATGGTTATTGCGGATCGCTTTGCTTTGCCTATTAAGAATCACCAATGGTAGTTTTGGTTATTGGCGTTGTTGTAATTGGTTAAGAAATTCAGCTCGACGTTTACTTTGGTGGATGACATTGGCGAAATGTGGTGATGCGAAATTATTTATGATGATATTGCTAGGTATACcgttactttttattgttgcttttgtggGACTGTTTCTATCAATTTATAGCGCTGCACGAGATTATTTGAGTAATTCAAGTCTCTTACGACGATTTCGtgtgatttga